TCAGAGCATTGTTGCCATCCAATTTGTTGTTTCTCCAGACTTATTGTAACTGGCTCTTGTTTGATATTTCCAAAGGCTGCTGTTACTCTTTATTAAAACACAGAGGTTCTCTTcattattcttttatttttatgcatactaaaatttaatttaaatgtatatgtatatacaagTATTATAAATAATTTACATGAAAATGTATGGTGTGTGTGTATAATGATTAGTATTCAttacaaataaaaaactaaatttataacaaaaaaaaaaaatcattttcattaGCAAagcattcaatttttttttaatttgctaaGATCCTAAAAGTATATAATACAAAAATCTAGAATAGTATACATAGTTCAGTTTTCAGGAATTCTTACGGATAAACCTATAAAGAGCAAATCAAAAGCTCCTAAACAAGTTTGTTTGGTATCTGGTTTTGGTTTATCCATCTTCCTGCCAGAAACCATTACAagcatttttcatatatatataaaaaagtatacATACGTTTATGCATTGCTATGTACAAAATTCATCAACAAATCCTTGTTGCTTGTTGCTGATTTTTCAAAAGCATCAACATCCGAGAAAAACTTGCCACTTCAAACAGCatgaacttcaaaaaaaaatttccactgTACGAAAAATCGATCTTAGGCCAGTTTTAGTTTTCTACAGTGGAAggcagtttttcttttattttgaatCGATGTTGAACCTATAGTATGGCTTTAAGCATCTCTTTAAAATTAGGCAATTTGCGTTTGCATTTGATTGTTTGGTATTACAGTTTTGTTATTTTCGTTATTTGAATACTTTGTTATTCTAGATATCTAAACGGTATTGACTCAAGGGTATTAAGAGTACAAGAAGAAGAACAAAAGCGAATATATAATCTACTAATATAGAAGATTATTGAAAAGGGAAAAGGTTGTATGAATGACTTATGCTTGGACACTTCTCCAAAGATGTGAGAGAACTTGTCCTCTGTGGTTTGTTTTcattacatatgtatgtatttaattGATCTCCATAAAGgtcaggggccgaattaccgcatacgtgatcgaatAATCTTTTGTATCGAAGGCCATTTAATCTCATATTATAAGGCATTTACATATATTGTTTTCATATTGTATGTAAATTGCAGTGtcaaaatgttaacaaattaTGGTTGAGTTTGCCTTCTTAAATTTCCAAAACACTCGTTCGATAACTAAATAGATAAtacgaaattaaaaatttcaaacgattTTATTGGTTCACCTATGCCCTAATTCGGCCCTGGGGATTTTCATTTTGCTTGTGGCAACCTTATGGAGAATCGTTTCAAACGTTTATAGAGCCGACATCCGCATAGACTGGCTAAAAATAGAGCGTGTAAACAGTAAATCGTAAGCTTTGCTATTTATAGTTCTGACTAATGCAGTCTTTAGTACTATGATGTCGGCTAAGCTCACGTTTCTGACTTTTGGGGCTCTAAGGTACATGCGAACTCAAGGAATTATCCACAAAAGCCAGATTTCACGTCGCTGGGCTCGTGGTTGCTCAAATCTCAAATTTTGTTAGATCCATCCACAATATTGGGGCCTGGTTTATGTAATGTAAGCGTAtggtttggtaaaaattttactaTACTATATGCCGATGATACTCATACTTCTCGACTGAGACAGCAAGAGTCGATTGTTATTTGTAACAATTTGGCAATACCACTTGCACGGGTCTTACATTGGCGGGTGAATTTCCTGCGGAATCTGATGATGAGCAGGCATATGTGGCGGATGATGACTGGGAGCTACTAATTTCATTTGTCGAAAGATGACTCTCATTGCTATTTGTTGAGGAAGAGCAGGATGAGTGGGAGGAGGCCTCTTTGGTGATGTCATTGGAGCTGGAGGCAGATGATATCGCTGACAAGGTGTTAGTGTTAGCCATTGTGGATTTACTATTTGAATTCTGTGTATTTTTGCAGCGATTTAAGGCAGCCTCACGTTCATTGGCATCAAAATACCATACAGTTATGGCATAACGTGTCCTATACGCAGGCTGAACTTCATGCGGGTTACGCTTGTCCGACCAAAAGAATATTAAACGATCAAATTTGGGTTCAATATCAGCTACAGATTTGGTTTGTTCGGGAAATATTCTGAAAACATAAAAATGaggaaacattaaaaaaatcattcaactccaaaaaaaaaccgCAATAATCACCTTAAAACACCACCGCTATTTCTGTAATCCCAATTGAGATTCAAATAGTAAATGGCAGTTATAACTCGGCCATCTTTATTGGGATTGTCAACATGCATCACGTATTGGGAACCCGAACCAGGATAACATGCAACCATGGCCTaaggaagaaaacaaaaaaaaaaaacaatttgttaaATTTCTAAAACGTAGAATATTATTGTCCACATGCATATGCATGTATATATTATAATAATGGGTATGCCATTTAAGAAATGTCATTTATAAAATATGTGCTTGAGTTCTGATAAGATTTGCAAAAATAATCAAACGCAATTTCTATTTTGGCAATGATCATACAATAGATAACAATCCAGTCAAGTATTGAGGGATATGACTTTTTGACTTCTTTGGTATGTTTTTCGGGTAAATAAATATGCCAACCCAATTCGCACTAGGAAAACAATTATTTCGGGCACGACCtcgacaacaattttttttcactttttgaaaacaaattgcTAATACACAATTGCATAAAGGTATAGCGTGCACGcttttctcatatcaaagagtgcagacCAATTCAACTTTTGTTATTCACTTTATGCCACTTGTGGATAATATGTCTTATCATAGGGTAGGAGTATTTGAACAATGCTAACAGTCATCCGTTTTTGCATTTTCGACTAATTGCAAGGTCAGAgataaatggaattttcattgACTGGAAGCCTATTTGTTAACGCTGCTACTCCCCTAAATTACATTCTTAAACATGcaaactttttttgaaattacgAAATTCAAAACTTAATGCGCGGCAGTATATCAGGTTTAAATAAACGTATTTTTCAAATAATCAACCTATTGGTGGACTTTACCCAGTCGTAAGACATTTATTAACATAACGACAAAACCCATATTTTTTACCTCAATGCAAAACGGACATAAATCGAGACAAGTTTTGTCATCATAAATGTGGACTTTGTTCCAAAATTATTGTGGATTTGCTTGCAAGTTTGTTTTGAACCACTTAACCACTTATGGAACAATAACTCTTTCTATTTTCTTTGTACTCTGTGACCTATTTTGTTTTAACCAAATCCCTGTTTAAGCTTTTGATCTTAATTATCAATAAATGAGAAAGCATTCATAATGACTTCTTATCTAAAAAAACCGCGGTGCAAACTAATTAGAccctcaaaaatttatataacgaATGACGAATAGTAATGCCTCAGGACCTTGAAGATATCAACCACCTACTCTGTCATTGTCATCAAGATTAATCGGCTAACGTCCAATGGTGAGGTGTGGGACAAATGCAAAATTGCACACCCTTGCAAAGTGCACACATGTTTCCGCCATGGGAGAATGACGGTGACTTATTCACAATTATGAGCATACAAACAGAAAATAATTAGAATTGTTTGTTTTGCGCGCAAATAATAGTCTCAAACGCATTTTTTGATTTCCTGCTTTGAATAATACGGtttcttccttcttcttttAAATTAGCACAAAAATCAGCTGAAAAAAGTTTGTTGTTTCTTTTACCACTCGCGCACTGCCGATATAGCGATCCATCCTTCATATTTAGACTTGCAAAGCGGAATAACATATTTCATTTACTCACTATGGTAACGTTAGGTTGGGtttgttaggttaggtcgaaaagagagtgcggatatttGATTTATTGATTACATGTAATTTGAAGACATCACATGGTCAATATAAacataaattacaaaattatctGCATAGATATTCAAGCTACTCTCTTACAAATCTAACTATTTAAATAAAGAACatcgaaaataaaatatttcatagtTACTCCTTTAATTCATTAACGacaaatgggtagaaaaatatgcaagaatagagctgtctaAAAAAATCTAGCTCGAGTTGGGAAAGAGttatcctaatgaaatttgaattgaagtaaagtggacgaatgaaactagtttaaaaaatagtttcccatcatataaggtcatgttttgtggaaaatttggcTTTTTCTGGAAATCCTTTTAGAATtctgcatttgatggtttttatattaaaaaaaaaattaatttatggtgGTAAGCCAACTACTTTTGACAGAAGGTTCGATTTTATGTCAAAGTTAtaaaaatccacttttcttcgctacattttcatactttcttttgttgtaaaaacatAGTGGTTTAGGAAGCAAAAAGGACAACCATATAGCATATCTGGATAGAAAAATATGGAGAAACAACACCTCAATACAATTTGATTGGTACCAAACGACTATGGCATCTGGTCGAATCATGAATTATCACAGCACACAACCAAAATCACAGATAATCAACACCGCTAAAAGTTTTATCACCAGAGTACTCCACATCAGTGACGAACAATTCCATCAAGACAatagtttttaataaattttcgaaTATAATATATATTAGAAATAAAACGCAAACTAAACAGAACTTATGGCAACCCTATAATGAATGAAAAAACCAAACGATATTTGTAGCTTCAAATACATCCCTGGATTAACAGATAACAAAAGCTTAAGAACTTCaatgaacaaaacaaacaacattaaataTGCGTACAAAgcgaatcaaacaaacaaaaaaatattctctaACGTCAAAACTACAATcgacaaataacaacaaagaaatGTTGTtgataaagaaaacaaagagagaaagagataCACTTTAGAAAGCTTAAGAATACAACAAGAAATAGATAGGATGATGAACTTGAAAGAGGACACAAACAATATTAGTATAAGTTACCGTGTtgcaatataaaaatttaagttgtCTCTAATATAATAAAAGTCGTGTTGTTAATGAATATGCTTTTGACGAAAAAATTCATGTGAATATATCCTAATTTATTGTAAgttaattacatttttataaaGATTTGAAATTAATgtaatgttttaattaaatagACGTATCCCCTGAAGATGTCAACAAAAATTGACGAAACGTTGGGACAAATGAAATGCCTTTACTACCATAtcttctgctctttcattccctcgTTATACCCCCGAATCATTCTGGACTTCTTCTGGGTCTGGTATGGCTGAAGTGGCGGCCCTCTAGCCTATGAAACTTCTTTCGGTCTCTACGTCGGAAACCAATCTCAgtcactgggttctcaatgtaaaacgCCAGGCCCTTTCTGCCCACCCGTGTAGCATGAacctccagatggcaataccagatttCCGTCTATCCacaactgtgccgctggcagcagtgcattgcactcgacctcaagtgtcgtctcaggtatgcgatcggaaacctcttcaatTCCTTTCAGATTCCCTATCGTCGCTTGGACAATACCTAATTggtgtgacctgctcctatcctctatccattcttctACGAAAGTTTGCTATATCTTTTTCACACTTTAAACCCCAACTGCTACTTATCGATTTATAGCAGAAGTAGAGGACTTTCAGGACATTTTTGACCTCTTATTAGCGTTTCTTTGTAGTTTAATTTCTGGCCAAGAatcacccccaaatacttgtACTCCGAAAAGAGCGACGGCTCTAGGTCTAAGAAGGTCGCCAAAGAAAAGTCACCTATCCGCAAATCTCCACTGACACAGCCAGCCACATCATGAAATGCCACAGTTAAACGGTCGACCCTTAAAGTGCTATCTGATGATATGTATTTTTCGTGTGACTTGTCTAATTTACCAGTGCCGAGATAACTACGAGCATcacacaggttggaactttCAGCTCCGACCTTTGTGGTGTTTATTATCATGAGAAGATCAGCTGGGAGTTACCGGGCGCGTctagtggaatactccatacggagtagctgcaactgcagtcgcgcacaatcagcggtatcaagtggagagtctcagtaagaggccgggcgacaccggctcctgcttaaatactgagtgtctatgatacacgatatgacaaggcgagttattggagcctttaaatACCCAAAATGCCATTACGTTCCCGCGACGATCGGTTTTATGGAAAGGATCGAGCTTGCTTACTCATTGGAGTTTTGACGATGATCGCTTCCTCCACATAAAaatatgtggttacaacaacaacaacaaccatctctgaaagttgtacacatcgtcAAATACATATGAAATAATTGAAATGAAACACGGATGTTGGAATAAATATTTTGTGTTTCTAGTTAGAGCGGACCTTATTTTCATCCGACATACAAGTAAacatgtgtaaaaaaagtgcaacacatGTGTGAAATACATGCTGCTAAGGAGCAATCTTTTGTATCTGACAGACATAGATGAAGAAAGTAACAGCACAAATGACGAATAAAGCTGATTGGCTGTTGAACAGGTGTCCAGGTTTGTAGCGGGCATTCAAAGCTCAGTCTGACATAATTTACGAGTTTTTACTTTGAAAATATCCATATTTTGtaatatatttaacaaatttgtcGAAACTATCGATagtgaagaagaaaaatatcgaatggaGCGAATGTCGatggtttgccagctctaatatcTATCACCAGTTTTAGGTTTATAAGGCTGCATCAACTACAATTTTTATCTAagcatccgaaatttggagagTATTGCTaagtttctataaaaacatactcaaaattctatagaaatcggttcagaattggttatagctcccattatcGATGTACACTTCTAGACTGCAGTAGCGTTTCTGCTTTTGTCTTTGATCTGCTTGATTTGTTTAGTAAGgccagaaaaaaacaaaactaaaaacatGAATTCCTGAGACAATCCCGCGAATGGAATTGGCCTACATGTATGAAATATAGGTCAAGTCATACTAAAAGAGAAGGAACGTAAGAAAATACTCCCATGCTAAGGTCTGCTGAGCGCTACActtaacaaaaattgaaaagaatGTCCTTATATCTTGcagtttttggagaaaaattagACATTTACCTTGGTTCTTTCCTTTATAACATAATTTCCCAATTTGCCATTGTTTCGCATGGCATTTGCTCGGCAAATGACGGCATCGATCTAAAATGCGGGTAAATACATGCAATTAGTCATATTTGGCTATCGCACATGTATGTAAACAAACTTACCTGATTAATTAAAAACCCCACATTAGAGCAATCAGGTTCTTCGCCTTTTACCCAAGTGATTTTATCTCCACGTATTGTCTTTAGATCTTGATCTGATTTAAAATTATTCACCAATTGACCATCCTAGGGGGGTGGTATACAAACAGAGTGGTATTAATAATTTGCTTGAATTTTAGTTTCTGATTATAACACTTACCCTAAAAACTCCGGCCGAATACATGTTGAGCACCTCATTAAGAATTTGCATACCCTTTTCTTGGCCCAGAAAATCATCCACCACTGAAAGGCCATACTGATTCATGTCATTGATGATATTACGGCACAGTTCTTCATATCGTCGTTCACTGGAagaaaacaatagaaaaaacaaaacgaatttaaaatatttgttgtaAATATTGTAGAATTGTAGAAatggttaaaaataaaaattttattgcaattttacgaTTATCACCACAATCTAAGGAACAATGTCTTGGCCTCACGTCCGCACAAAACAGGGCTgccagaagatttttttgataaatCAAAACATGAGCATATTTTGCTATCAg
This Stomoxys calcitrans chromosome 2, idStoCalc2.1, whole genome shotgun sequence DNA region includes the following protein-coding sequences:
- the LOC106081319 gene encoding hypoxia-inducible factor prolyl hydroxylase; amino-acid sequence: MMDSQQVLVVPPQQSLTSTSSLAQHPLPAQQALQQPQCAICGTTQKLLRCAKCKCIYYCSTDHQHRDWPTHKQECRQLAKQRQINNRLQQLTNGCSAMNINSNSTATPISNFNPTITFTNPSSSVAAASVCSNWPTNYGPSSNFQYAHNPDGSLVLGTNENEIMNSKAESVTHHSSNSGEFMGNFVNSTTSNQMHAMQGPEQQQPFSESIDNNQHADLAGTYYQNSELQRQQQVVLQHHMYVAPTSSHQQQQQPVPQFSNHLVNQYEKSSSYQIGAAVVDDNNLMENANERRYEELCRNIINDMNQYGLSVVDDFLGQEKGMQILNEVLNMYSAGVFRDGQLVNNFKSDQDLKTIRGDKITWVKGEEPDCSNVGFLINQIDAVICRANAMRNNGKLGNYVIKERTKAMVACYPGSGSQYVMHVDNPNKDGRVITAIYYLNLNWDYRNSGGVLRIFPEQTKSVADIEPKFDRLIFFWSDKRNPHEVQPAYRTRYAITVWYFDANEREAALNRCKNTQNSNSKSTMANTNTLSAISSASSSNDITKEASSHSSCSSSTNSNESHLSTNEISSSQSSSATYACSSSDSAGNSPANVRPVQVVLPNCYK